One segment of Castanea sativa cultivar Marrone di Chiusa Pesio chromosome 3, ASM4071231v1 DNA contains the following:
- the LOC142627260 gene encoding uncharacterized protein LOC142627260 yields the protein MNCLSQVSSYTAAIFRRSSHFVPRSSLYGCGATFSGGKSKHIGVKAISLELVLTRLRVHCYSSKRGTKSAASRTRKLDSEPVMEQEKDAFFVVRKGDIVGIYKNLTDCQAQVGSSICDPPVSVYKGNSLPKDTEEYLLSRGLKNAVYTIRAADLKEDLFGTLMPCPFQDPASFRGETTSKDASKKRSQAALGLEIAEVSGSASISTDPSAKHLKLDHSALAFAPSTASRTCILEFDGASKGNPGQAGAGAVLRADDGSLIGRVREGLGIATNNVAEYRAMILGMRYALKRGFTSIRVQGDSKLVCMQVQGLWKVKNQNMSDLFEEAKKLKNQFLSFQINHVLRELNSEADAQANLAVNLADGHIQEDVEK from the exons ATGAACTGCTTGTCGCAAGTTTCTTCGTATACCGCGGCTATATTTAGGAGGTCCAGTCATTTCGTGCCTAGGAGTTCTTTGTATGGATGTGGTGCTACTTTCTCAGGAGGGAAAAGTAAACATATTGGTGTTAAGGCTATCAGTTTAGAACTTGTGCTGACGAGGCTTCGTGTTCATTGCTATTCGTCTAAAAGGGGCACCAAGAGTGCAGCATCACGTACACGGAAGTTGGATTCTGAGCCGGTGATGGAACAAGAGAAGGATGCATTCTTCGTTGTGCGGAAAGGGGATATTGTTGGTATTTATAAGAATTTGACTGATTGCCAGGCTCAAGTTGGATCTTCA ATATGTGATCCTCCTGTTAGTGTCTATAAAGGAAACTCTTTGCCTAAGGACACTGAGGAATATCTTCTCTCCCGTGGGCTTAAGAATGCTGTCTACACTATAAGAGCTGCAGACTTGAAAGAAGATCTTTTCGGCACACTTATGCCTTGCCCTTTTCAA GATCCAGCTTCTTTTAGAGGTGAAACAACTAGCAAGGATGCTTCTAAAAAAAGATCACAGGCAGCCCTTGGATTGGAAATTGCG GAAGTAAGCGGTTCTGCATCTATTTCAACTGATCCCTCTGCAAAGCATCTCAAGCTAGATCATTCTGCTCTGGCTTTTGCACCATCCACTGCTTCT CGAACTTGTATTCTTGAGTTTGATGGTGCATCAAAAGGGAATCCAGGACAAGCTGGTGCAGGAGCTGTGTTGCGAGCTGATGATGGCAGTTTG ATTGGTAGAGTGCGGGAAGGTTTGGGCATAGCAACCAATAACGTTGCTGAATATCGAGCTATGATTTTAGGGATGAGATATGCTCTTAAAAGGGGTTTTACTAGCATCCGTGTCCAAGGAGACTCCAAGCTCGTCTGTATGCAG GTTCAGGGTTTGTGGAAAGTCAAAAACCAGAACATGTCTGACTTGTTTGAGGAGGCCAAAAAACTGAAGAATCAATTTCTTTCCTTCCAGATAAATCATGTCTTAAGG GAACTAAACTCTGAGGCTGATGCTCAAGCAAACTTGGCAGTCAATCTTGCTG ATGGTCATATCCAGGAGGATGTGGAAAAGTAA
- the LOC142627263 gene encoding uncharacterized protein LOC142627263: MMRNNMTTLTRGVVRNLLTTTTKSKTPSSFYNRSISFTSSSTLTTTTTTTAAAATPSDVVSDAVPDVADVEEDVVFSDTDKTAAEPTLLQPRVLVYDGVCHLCHGGVKWVIQADKYKKIKYCCVQSKAAEPYLRLCGLEREDVLRRFLFIEGPGLYHQASTAALKVMSYLPLPYSALSTLLVVPTPLRDSVYDYIAKRRYNWFGKSEDCLVLKEKELLERFIDREEMMDRN, encoded by the exons ATGATGAGGAATAACATGACAACGTTGACGCGGGGTGTTGTTCGAAActtattaacaacaacaactaagTCAAAGACACCTTCGTCCTTTTACAATCGCTCCATTTCTTTCACCTCCTCATCAACCttaaccacaacaacaacaacaacagcagcagcagcaacaccGTCCGACGTTGTTTCGGACGCTGTACCTGACGTGGCCGATGTCGAAGAAGATGTGGTGTTCTCGGACACGGACAAGACGGCGGCGGAACCCACTCTCCTTCAGCCACGTGTCCTCGTCTATGACGGTGTCTGCCACCTTTGTCACGGAG GGGTGAAATGGGTGATTCAAGCAGACAAGTATAAGAAAATCAAGTATTGTTGCGTTCAGTCAAAGGCTGCTGAGCCATACTTGCGATTGTGTGGTCTTGAACGAGAGGATGTTCTCCGTCGCTTTTTGTTCATTGAAGGCCCTGGCTTGTATCACCAAGCATCAACTG CTGCCTTGAAAGTTATGTCATATTTGCCACTACCATACTCTGCCTTAAGCACACTCTTGGTAGTTCCAACTCCACTTAGGGATTCTGTCTACGATTACATTGCCAAGCGACGCTATAACTGGTTCGGGAAGAGTGAAGACTGCTTAgttttgaaagagaaagagtTGCTTGAACGTTTCATTGATAGGGAAGAAATGATGGACCGGAATTGA